One genomic segment of Hordeum vulgare subsp. vulgare chromosome 2H, MorexV3_pseudomolecules_assembly, whole genome shotgun sequence includes these proteins:
- the LOC123430753 gene encoding uncharacterized protein LOC123430753: MARRLRVVLALAAVILLAAAGATTAQSSARPPKAQGPKPKPKPATVKCTQNRKENPYCFNRNMDCPANCPQSCYPDCNTCKPVCVCNTPGACGDPRFIGGDGNAFYFHGRRDADFCVVSDRDLHINAHFIGKSGHSGMSRDFTWIQAIAVLFDGHRLYLGARKTGTWDDAVEHLDITLDGEPIYLPADLVDGAKWTSSRVPELSVTRTKAANGVLVAVDGKFSIRANVVPITEEESRVHRYGVTDDDCLAHLELAFKFDALTDDVHGVVGQTYRSDYVNHFDVRASMPTMGGDATFTTSSLFAPDCSVARYGVSRGNDDVAVLSELAGVTCASGMDGKGVVCKK; the protein is encoded by the exons ATGGCGAGGCGTCTGCGAGTCGTGCTGGCTTTGGCGGCTGTCATCCTTCTCGCCGCCGCGGGGGCCACCACCGCGCAATCCTCGGCACGGCCACCCAAAGCCCAGGGCCCGAAGCCGAAGCCGAAGCCGGCGACGGTCAAGTGCACTCAGAACCGCAAGGAGAATCCCTATTGCTTCAACCGGAACATGGACTGCCCCGCCAACTGCCCCCAGTCCTGCTACCCAGACTGCAACACATGCAAACCCGTCTGCG TGTGCAACACCCCAGGGGCGTGCGGCGACCCGCGGTTCATTGGTGGTGATGGCAACGCCTTCTATTTCCACGGACGCAGGGATGCCGACTTCTGCGTCGTCTCCGACCGTGACCTTCACATCAACGCGCATTTCATCGGCAAGAGCGGCCACAGCGGCATGTCCCGGGACTTCACCTGGATCCAGGCCATCGCCGTCCTCTTCGATGGCCACCGCCTCTACCTCGGCGCCAGGAAGACCGGCACCTGGGACGACGCCGTGGAGCACCTAGACATCACCTTGGACGGTGAGCCAATCTACCTTCCCGCCGACCTCGTCGATGGCGCCAAGTGGACGTCCAGCCGCGTACCTGAGCTGTCCGTCACCCGCACCAAGGCGGCCAACGGCGTGCTGGTCGCCGTTGACGGAAAGTTCAGCATCAGGGCCAACGTCGTGCCCATCACCGAGGAGGAATCGAGGGTGCACCGCTACGGCGTTACCGACGATGACTGCCTAGCACACCTCGAGCTGGCGTTCAAGTTCGACGCGCTCACCGACGACGTCCACGGTGTGGTCGGACAGACGTACCGCTCCGACTACGTCAACCATTTCGACGTGAGGGCCTCCATGCCCACCATGGGTGGAGATGCCACCTTCACCACCTCCAGCCTGTTCGCCCCAGACTGCAGCGTGGCGCGCTATGGGGTCAGCCGTGGAAACGACGATGTCGCGGTGCTATCTGAGCTCGCTGGTGTCACCTGCGCCAGTGGCATGGACGGCAAAGGTGTTGTGTGCAAGAAATAA